A DNA window from Arachis hypogaea cultivar Tifrunner chromosome 18, arahy.Tifrunner.gnm2.J5K5, whole genome shotgun sequence contains the following coding sequences:
- the LOC112772221 gene encoding uncharacterized protein has protein sequence MAFLLPSLQPSLLSYSKSIDKQVPLLFNHHHTTTKPTISLSSSSSSVFAVSQVAQVNTPTTGSQEKQQQQPKDEFYVNLGLAVRTLREDMPLIFIKDLNYEIYRDDITFLDPLNTFTGIEKYKLIFWALRFHGRILFREIALDVYRVWQPSENVILIRWNLRGVPRVPWEAKGEFQGTSRYKLDRNGKIYEHKVDNLAFNFPQTIKPVSVLDLVTACPASPNPTFLWGPVDDYSSTWIAFYRAVRETLNQEGRLLPQDCLATCS, from the exons ATGGCTTTTCTGCTACCAAGTCTTCAACCTTCTCTTCTTTCATACTCCAAATCCATAGACAAACAAGTACCCCTTCTCTTTAACCACCaccatacaacaacaaagcccaccatctctctctcttcttcttcttcttcagtcttTGCAGTTTCTCAGGTTGCTCAGGTTAACACACCAACAACGGGTTCTCAAGAAAAGCAACAGCAGCAGCCAAAGGATGAGTTCTATGTTAATCTTGGACTTGCTGTTAGGACCCTTCGTGAGGACATGCCTTTGATCTTCATCAAAGACCTCAATTATGAAATTTATAG GGATGACATAACATTCTTGGACCCTTTGAACACATTTACTGGGATTGAAAAGTACAAATTGATCTTCTGGGCATTGAGGTTCCACGGCAGGATCTTGTTCCGTGAGATTGCCCTTGATGTGTACAGGGTGTGGCAGCCTTCGGAGAATGTGATACTGATTAGGTGGAATCTTAGGGGTGTGCCTAGGGTTCCTTGGGAGGCCAAAGGAGAGTTTCAAGGAACTTCGAGGTATAAATTGGACCGGAATGGCAAGATTTACGAGCACAAAGTCGATAACTTGGCATTCAATTTTCCTCAGACTATCAAGCCTGTTTCGGTTTTGGATTTGGTTACCGCATGCCCTGCAAGTCCAAATCCTACGTTTTTGTGGGGTCCTGTTGATGATTACTCTTCTACTTGGATAGCGTTTTACCGGGCCGTTAGGGAGACCTTGAATCAAGAAGGGAGGTTGCTACCGCAAGATTGCTTAGCTACTTGTTCATAG